GCTGTTTAGAGCGCTTTGTCACTTATTTATGGGACTTAGGTCTAGATATTGGTCATAGCGTGAGAACCCATGAACAAGTCCTAGAACAAAAACAAAATGACGTTCACTTTGCCACTAGCCTGCTAGAAAGCCGCCTAATTTGTGGTAACCATGTTGAGTATGAACGACTCAAACGACATATCGTTGAAACCCCTATTTGGCAATCCAGTGACTTTTTTATCGCCAAGGTCAACGAGCAGAATATTCGCCATAAAAAATGCCATGGTACCGCCTATAACCTTGAGCCCAACATTAAAGAAAATCCTGGTGGCCTGCGCGACCTTCAAACCATTTTTTGGGTGGCTAAAAAGCACTTCCGTGCTGAGACTTTGGAAGAATTAATCAATCACGGTTATTTGACCCATGAAGAATATCAAGAGCTGTTAGAGTGTATCGAAAACCTTTGGAACATTCGCTTTGCACTGCATCTGGCCGCTGGTCGCAGTGAGAACCGCTTACTGTTTGACCATCAACCTCATGCCGCAGAACTCCTCGGTTTTGGCTCTGAAGGTAAAGCTTCAGTTGAACGCATGATGAAACGCTTATTTAGGATCATGAGCCGAGTGCGCGAAATGAACCAGATGCTGCTTTCCTATTTCGAACAAAGCATTCTTCCTGAGCAGTTGGAACAAGAAGCGACTCCACTCGACAGAAACTTTGAACGTATTGGCAACAAAATTCGCGTGAAAAACCCTTCGGTCTTTTTCCGTCGAGAGAATTTGTTTGTCCTTTTCGAACATATTGCAGACAATCCTAAAATTAATCAGATTGACCCAAGTACCATCCGTACCATGCGCCAAGTCAGACGCCGTTTATTAGGCGATCTGCAAGATTATGCAGGCTGTCGTGATGCTTTTTTAAGGTTATTGAAACACCCTAATGGCATGGGCCGAGCGTTTACTCTGATGCATAAACACGGGATCATCGCGGCCTATTTACCGCAGTGGCGTAATATTTTTGGTCAAATGCAGTTCGATCTGTTTCACGCCTACACAGTGGATGAGCATACCCATAAGCTCATCAATAACATCTACCGCTATTTCGATAAAGAGCATATTAGTGAATTCCCGATTTGTTCTGAGATTGTTGCCCGCATGGACAAGCCAGAGCTACTTTACTTAGCTGGGATCTTTCACGATATTGCCAAAGGTCGAGGTGGCGACCATTCCGAGCTTGGCGCCGTTGACGCCATGGCATTTACCAAAATGCACGGCTTTACCGCTTCCGACGCTAAATTGGTAGCTTGGCTGGTGCAAAATCACCTATTGATGTCTGTCACAGCCCAGCGTAAAGATATTAATGATCCCGATGTTATTGCTGAATTTGCACAAAAAGTGAAAAACGAACGTCAGCTAGATTATCTCTATTGCTTAACGGTCGCCGACATTCGTGCCACCAACGACAACCTCTGGAACGACTGGAAAAACACGCTCTTACGCGAGCTGTATCTACATACTCAGCGGGCATTGCGCTTGGGCCTTGAAAACCCAATGGATATGCGCGATCAGATCCGTGATAAGAAACGCCAAGCCAAGCAACGGCTAATTAATTTGGGCTACTTTGAAGAGTACATTGACCTTATTTGGTCACGCTTTAAGGCCAATTATTTTACCGCCTTTAGTGAACAGCAGATCTCTTGGCATACTGAGCACTTATTACAGTCTGATGATTTAAGTCAGCCAAGCGTGATCGTCTCTGACAAGCCTATGCATGGCGGGACACAAGTATTCGTATACAGTCCTTATG
This portion of the Pseudoalteromonas sp. GCY genome encodes:
- the glnD gene encoding [protein-PII] uridylyltransferase; translation: MALPNKVKTLLDEAQELTDYRDCLAFFYKWLSNQFAKQPVRNLINSRAEFIDRLLIKLFNETGLAHQPDLSLIAIGGYGRGELHPFSDIDFLVLTKSVPCEEVTSCLERFVTYLWDLGLDIGHSVRTHEQVLEQKQNDVHFATSLLESRLICGNHVEYERLKRHIVETPIWQSSDFFIAKVNEQNIRHKKCHGTAYNLEPNIKENPGGLRDLQTIFWVAKKHFRAETLEELINHGYLTHEEYQELLECIENLWNIRFALHLAAGRSENRLLFDHQPHAAELLGFGSEGKASVERMMKRLFRIMSRVREMNQMLLSYFEQSILPEQLEQEATPLDRNFERIGNKIRVKNPSVFFRRENLFVLFEHIADNPKINQIDPSTIRTMRQVRRRLLGDLQDYAGCRDAFLRLLKHPNGMGRAFTLMHKHGIIAAYLPQWRNIFGQMQFDLFHAYTVDEHTHKLINNIYRYFDKEHISEFPICSEIVARMDKPELLYLAGIFHDIAKGRGGDHSELGAVDAMAFTKMHGFTASDAKLVAWLVQNHLLMSVTAQRKDINDPDVIAEFAQKVKNERQLDYLYCLTVADIRATNDNLWNDWKNTLLRELYLHTQRALRLGLENPMDMRDQIRDKKRQAKQRLINLGYFEEYIDLIWSRFKANYFTAFSEQQISWHTEHLLQSDDLSQPSVIVSDKPMHGGTQVFVYSPYESALFAKLVSVIGSKKAQIQHAQVMTTKDGYVVFSFVILEVNGDPLSTGRAAGIRKGLETLLKDPKRKIRVKKNRSQKFKDFNIKPKIILRPHARDDRSLIEIQAIDIPGLLTKIAEVFQAYSLHIHAARITTVGERAEDFFVVSNKDYKALDEVQKAELHRALLKKLNAETD